The Methanohalophilus portucalensis genome window below encodes:
- the ftsA gene encoding coenzyme F390 synthetase, whose amino-acid sequence MINKEDDFIPYFNPEMENLGREELDNLVDERIKYTVKYAAENSPFYRKWFRENNVTPADITTHEDLLELPIVTGEIIRNNQPPETPDFRFKSVGWKDVYTVHETSGTSGVPKSFFLTWQDWQRYAQKYGRSFVSQNFNEDDRVIMCASYGMNVGANTMTLAARDIGMAIIPEGKCTFPPRIIESYQPTGVVASVFKLLRLAKRLRKQGIEPSETSINKMVVGGESFAEESRTYLEEVWDCPVYNTYGSTEGTMCGECRIKNGLHVPEDIVHLDVYDPHKKTFVKDGECGRIVLTTLLAPGEKCGSLLLNYDTEDTTVVVSRDKCECGRTHMRILNPEREAETFWVEGTPFNRVNVEKGVFQRDNMEYLTGEYEAFLYGETGNTTLRVSLECEEPEKCDREMVQENFLKSFLQYKPGLQDAYNEEAFEILFNFLPEGEMEFYKVKGRPKRVVDRR is encoded by the coding sequence CTGATAAATAAGGAGGATGATTTTATCCCTTATTTTAACCCGGAGATGGAAAATCTCGGAAGAGAAGAACTGGATAACCTTGTTGATGAAAGGATCAAATATACTGTCAAGTATGCAGCAGAAAATTCGCCATTTTACAGGAAATGGTTCAGGGAAAATAATGTCACACCCGCAGATATTACCACCCATGAGGATTTGCTGGAATTACCAATTGTTACAGGTGAAATCATAAGAAACAACCAGCCTCCTGAAACACCGGATTTTCGTTTTAAGAGTGTAGGCTGGAAAGATGTCTATACAGTGCATGAAACCAGTGGCACCAGCGGAGTACCCAAATCGTTTTTCCTTACATGGCAGGACTGGCAAAGGTACGCCCAGAAATATGGCAGAAGTTTTGTGTCACAGAATTTTAATGAAGATGACAGGGTAATCATGTGCGCTTCCTATGGAATGAACGTGGGAGCAAACACGATGACCCTTGCAGCCCGGGATATTGGCATGGCAATCATACCTGAAGGAAAATGCACGTTCCCTCCCCGCATAATTGAAAGTTATCAACCTACCGGTGTTGTTGCAAGTGTATTCAAATTACTACGTCTTGCAAAAAGGCTCCGAAAACAGGGAATTGAACCCTCAGAAACCTCAATTAACAAAATGGTGGTCGGCGGGGAAAGTTTTGCAGAAGAATCCAGAACGTATCTTGAAGAGGTATGGGACTGCCCGGTTTACAACACATATGGAAGTACTGAAGGTACCATGTGCGGTGAGTGTAGAATTAAAAACGGATTGCATGTACCCGAGGATATTGTGCATCTGGATGTCTATGATCCACACAAAAAAACATTTGTAAAAGATGGTGAATGTGGCAGGATCGTCCTAACAACATTACTTGCACCGGGGGAAAAGTGTGGTAGTCTGCTGCTAAATTATGATACGGAAGATACTACCGTAGTTGTCTCCAGGGACAAGTGTGAATGTGGAAGGACACATATGCGAATATTAAATCCTGAAAGGGAAGCCGAGACATTCTGGGTGGAAGGAACACCCTTCAACCGTGTGAATGTTGAAAAAGGAGTCTTCCAGAGAGATAACATGGAATACCTGACCGGTGAATATGAGGCATTCCTTTATGGTGAAACCGGAAACACCACTTTACGGGTAAGTCTTGAATGTGAAGAACCTGAAAAATGTGACCGCGAGATGGTTCAGGAAAACTTCCTGAAGAGTTTCCTGCAATACAAACCTGGTCTGCAGGATGCCTATAATGAGGAAGCCTTTGAGATATTATTCAATTTCCTTCCTGAAGGAGAGATGGAATTCTATAAAGTCAAGGGACGCCCCAAAAGAGTAGTTGACAGGAGATGA
- a CDS encoding acylphosphatase, with translation MERAIIHVSGVVQGVFFRSFTMQKASDIGLTGYVVNLTDGRVKAVVEGSKVKIDALLDALKQGPPASQVRDVEIVWESPTGEFNDFSIRR, from the coding sequence ATGGAACGCGCAATAATACATGTATCCGGTGTTGTGCAGGGTGTTTTCTTTCGCTCCTTTACCATGCAGAAAGCATCCGACATCGGACTTACCGGTTATGTGGTAAACCTCACGGACGGCAGGGTTAAAGCTGTTGTCGAAGGTAGCAAGGTAAAAATAGATGCCCTGTTGGATGCTCTCAAACAGGGCCCTCCGGCATCCCAGGTCAGAGATGTCGAAATAGTTTGGGAGTCACCAACAGGCGAATTTAATGATTTCAGTATCAGGAGATAA